The following nucleotide sequence is from Chitinophagaceae bacterium.
GAATATTTTGTCCGGGCCCGGCTTGCGGTAATTGACCGGAGTAAAGAAGTGATGCAGATGAAATATCAGAAGCCTTTGGAATAACAGACAAATCGAACTCCATAACTACGACTTGCTTAAAACTGCCTGATTGACTTACCTCAAAAATTACCGCAGAATCATTTATAGCAGTAATTGAATTATCGAAGGTAAAGGCAGCATTACTCTCCGCAGGTATTTGGTTAATCGGACATTGGGCGGAAGCTACTATTACCATAAATAATACGCTCAAAGAAAGTACCCCTTTTTTGTAATACCCTTTAACCATTTTAAGAAAATGTGTTTAATTAAAACTTAACTACTTTGCTGTTAAATAGATACTGATTTTGATACTCATCCCAAAAAATGATAAAATATATCCCTGTCGGAAGTGATTCCCCTAACTTTATTTTGTTCAATCCGGGACGAGTGGACAGTTTTTTTGTTTCTATTACTTTACCCGAAAAGTCATAAATCATAGCTGTCAGATTTATTTCTTTAAATACGTCCATCTCAACATATATATAATTATCAAACGGATTAGGGTAAGCCTTTATGGAATTAATCTGATTCAATAACTCTATAACATTAGACTCAATAGATACGATTACTTTACCATCTTGCAAAACCGGTATCAACGGTTCAATATCTTGGTTTACAAATTCAATAGGTGTGGCAATATTTTCAGTAAAACGGATGTAAGTACTGTCGCCATGATTGCCAATTACAGAGAACTTCATCATAAAAAGAGTATCATTATCATCTAACGATTGAGAAAGTCCCATTAAATCATCCCAAAGCACTATTAAACGACCTTCCGAAGTAAAGTGAGTTCCTGCAAGGGGTTGTATATTATTTTGAGTATAAACCATGTTCTCATATTCTAAAACAGTTGAATCCCATTCTACATTAAACTGAAAGGCTGCAATACCATTAAAATCACTTACAATGACAGGAACTTCAATAGTAGATTCTTCTGAAACCTGATGTTCATTTATAAACAATGATACGAAGTCCGAATTTGAAACTTTAGCTACGGTTGGATCAAAGCTGGAATTGACATCACCTAATTTTACTCCAAAGAAATTTACCTGCCCTATGGTTCCGAAAATACTATCCAATAATGTGAAGTGAGGATAATCAAATGGATTTAATGGATCCGGAAAGATATAATTTTCCGGTATGAAAGTCCAACCTCCGAGCGGTAAGAGATTTGTTCCACCGGAAATAATCAGACTTTGAATAAAATTAATATCCAAAAAAGAAATTTCACCATCTTTATTGACATCGGCAGCAATTAAGGCATAAGGATTTGATATTGAAGAAACCGCCAAAATGTGTTGTCTAATAATAGCAATATCTGCTGAAGTGATGCCATTTGTAGGGATGCTGTCATTGTACCTTGTTGGCATAACAACTATATCAGATCCTTCTAGGAAATCTAATTCATATCCACCAAATGAATCAACTGGTGCACCTACTGGAGCATCAGGATAAAAAGCATAACTTCCAATGTTATCAACCACTGATCCAGATCCAGAAGGGTCGCAAGAATTACCATGTTTCGGGCAAGCCCCTTTTCCAGCAGGGGCCCCATCAACAAAGCACTGCCATACTCCAATCCAACCATCTCCACCAGTATGACCGTGCATAACCGATGGTTTATCTTTTTTACATTCACAATAACAAGGATACACATCTATAATATCAGGAGGATCAGTGACGCTAGTATCAATAGAAATGTCTCCTATTCTAATTGGGGCTCCTTCTATTAGTTCCCAACCACCCCCTGAAGAAGGATGGATGTAAGGTGCTGGGCCTGTGTGCAGTGTAATCAATGAATCTCCATCCAACAACCGTGACCAATCAACAAGAAAAAAACTATCGATAAAAAAACTTTTAAAATCTGCATACATACTCTGAAAAGACACAGCTTTTCCATTCGGTGCAAAAATATTCCCTGAAATCTTAGACTTCCTAAAAGCATTCACTCCCCCCGGCTTAAGCTCATAATCATTTAATTGGTTAAAATCTTTATCAATAATTTCTATGTTGGTCGGTGAATTTGAAAAGTCTATAGAAGAAAAGCCTCCAGCAGTATTTCTTATTTTAAACCTAAGGTTAAATAGAACAGTATTGTCAGCAAGCGTTTCAGAGGTAGCATTAATGTCGAACCAACCGACTGTTAAAATACCTTGAGAAGACATGTTGGAATTAAATGATATGTTTTGAAAAGCACATGGGCAATTAATTGAAATAAACTCTAATTGAGTAGTATCAAAATTCAAAGAAAATTGAAAAGATTTAATATCAATGAAACGCTCTGCTTTTAGCTCAAGTGAAACAGTATCTCCAGGAGACCCGGCAACAGTATCAAAAGAAAAAACTGGATCCAGAAACTGCCCAAATGCACCTTTAAACATAAGAACCATCAATAAAGTAAGACTGAGTTTAGTTGATAATAATGACTTCATTTTTGTAGATTTTAATTAACACCATATGTATATTGCACAATAATAACAAAGTATTTATTAAAACAAAAAAATATTGCAGCATTTATTTATTTCTAATTAATTTACACATGTGTATTGTTCAGATGTATGACTGAACACTGCCTTCTTTCCCCTCTATCCTTTAGCCTATCTGTAGGTCCTTACCGGACAAATATCAAACAAGCAATCTGCATTAGGTGTCAGTCCACATTTTATAATTTTTCCCATCCCAATTCATGTCCTACACTACCCTCTGGCAGCAGCTCCCCCCTCTTAATAGTGCCCTCACTCAAACAAGATATGATGTGTTGTAATTGGTTGATGGAATAACACCCGGCACGGCGGGAGCGCCCAAGCCCATTATATCACACTTTCAGGGTTTTGTTCAAAATAAAATAGAGTTGTTTATTTTTAAAGAAAAATTTTATTTGGATTTTTTTGGAGGGGGGTTTATGTTAAGCGGTATGAATGTGTTCTATGGGTTGTTCTGATGTAGAGACGCGATTAATCGCGTCTCTACCGTTTTTTTACGTAGATTTTGGATGCACCTAAGGCGTCTTCGTCTTCCTGTCCTGCGAATGTATTTGTTAATAGCCTCCGGCTAAATATGCCATGACTTTAATTGCTGCTATACCGGAAAAAAAACTGCAAGATGCAAGCAAGGGCTGGTTTGCTGATATGATTATAATTTGTTCGTTTTTGGTGGTAAGTGTTTTGTGAATGCAGCAATGTAGAAATGCAAATCAGCAGGAACGTTGCATAGTAGAGACGTTGCATGCAACGTCTCTACTGCAACGTCTCTACATTTGATGCATCGGGCAATGCATGACATCCACACAATACCCAAAACCGTCGTAATTATTACCCAAAAATTCATGCCTCTCACTCTTACCCGGGCAGCAGCCCCCGCGTGAGTGATAGGAGCGGAAAGCCCGGAGCGCAGTGAGGACTTGGAGCGGATAGCACGACCCGAAGGGGCACGCCCAAATTATGTTTTTAGGGTTTTAAATATATCATTTATCAAGCGGAAGTTAGCCGGGTAATTATTGCTTCTGCGCATTTTTCGCCATCAATGGCTGCGGAAACGATACCGCCGGCATAGCCTGCGCCTTCACCGCAAGGGTACAAGCCTTTGATTTCGGGGTGTTGAAGACTTTCCTTATCGCGGGGAATTCGGACGGGAGAAGATGTCCGGGATTCGGTAGCGACAATCACAGCATCGGGATGATTAAAACCGGGCATTTTTTTGGAAAAAGCGATAAAGCCGTTTCGCAGGCGAGTGACTAATTGTTTAGGGAAAAGAGTGTCCATCTCTACGGAAGTCAGGCCGGGAATATATGAGCAGTTGGGTAAGGTCTGGGATTTTTGTTTGCGGATGAAATCTGCCAGGCGTTGTGCAGGCGCTTTTTGGGAGCCACCCGCCAACTGACAGGCTTTTTGTTCAATGCTTTCCTGAAATTTGATACCCTTCAGCGGACCGTATTTTTCAAAGTCTTTTAAGGCTTCATCATCGATGGTAACAACAATTCCTGAATTGGCAAAAGGGTTGTTTCTTTTGGAGGGAGACCAGCCGTTTGTGACGACTTCGCCCGGAGCAGTTGCGCAAGGAGCAATTATTCCACCCGGACACATGCAGAAAGAGTACACACCTTTGCCGTCAACCTGCTCAACCAGACTGTAAGCAGAAGGCGGAAGGTTATCGCCCCTGTTTTCTGTTTTATACTGGATTTTATCAATGAGAGTCTGAGGATGTTCGACACGCACTCCAAGAGCAAAGGGTTTGAACTCAATCAGGATGTTTTTTTCTTTTAATAAATAAAAAATGTCTCTTGCCGAATGTCCGGTAGCAAGGATTACAGCGTCTCCGAGAAATTTTTCTTTTTCATTTGTGACGATTCCTTTTATTTGATTTTTTTCAATGATGAGGTCTGTCAATTTGGTTTCAAAACACACTTCACCTCCTCGGGCAATGATAGTCTCCCGAATGTCTGTGATGATTTTCGGTAATTTGTTTGTCCCGATATGCGGGTGAGCATCAACAAGTATGTTTTCATCAGCACCATGTTGGACAAAAGTCTCCAGTATGCTTGTGATACTGCCGCGTTTTCCGGATCGGGTATAAAGCTTGCCGTCGGAATAGGTGCCGGCGCCTCCTTCTCCAAAACAGTAATTTGACTCGGGATTAACGATATGTTCTTTATTGATTTTTGCCAAATCTCTGCGGCGGGCACGCACATCTTTTCCACGCTCAATCACTATTGGCTGAATGCCGTGCTCAAGCAATTTTAATGCGGCAAAAAGTCCGGCGGGGCCTGCACCGACTATGATGGCTTTTTTTGATTTGTCTGAGTTTTTGTAAATCCTAACGGCAGGTTTGTAAAAGTCCGGCTCTTGTCCTTTAAGTCTGTACTCCACACGCAACTGATAAACTGCCGGTTTTTTACGGGCATCAAGAGAACGTTTTATGATTTTTATGGCAGAAATGTCATTTTTGCTGATTTGCTGTTTTTGGGCAAGCAGCTTCATGATTTTATCTTCATGATGTGCATCTTCCGGGAGTACCCGCAAATCAATAATCTGCCCGGGAAATTTCATCTGTTTGAGTTTAGTTTTATTCCTGTCATCAGTAGCTGTTTATGTAAACAAAGATAGGGGTTTGTAGATAAAACGGAAGCTTATCTGATTTCAAGTGTGGGGAGGGGTATTGGTTTTTAAAATTTTTTAAAGTTTTATTGTGCTTTTTGCAACTGGCCACCCTTTTATAAATTCCTTTTTTGGGTGTAGTTTTTGATGTATTGCCTGTGTTTATCAGCAATTACAGAACCCGGGTTTTTTATAGTTATCAGGTTACCCACACTCAAGGGGTTCTATTCGTAAGATGCTGAATTTCGTATGGATTTAATAAAATGGAATGGTATGCAATCTTTATTTGAGAGGCGGCAGAGGCGCAATCTCGCCTCTAAAATTTTAAGAAGATATGAATCTCGCCTTTATCATTTTAAGGCTTTATCCAAAACAAGGTTAAATCACCTAAATAGTTATCGTCTACATAATATTTTACCATAAAACCTATAGCCTCAATTTCTTTAATTAAAGAACCATCCTCTTTGTTCCATGACCATTTTTCCCGAAACTTTAGCTCTGAAATATCTTCCGGTGAGACTTTATTTTCATTTACTATAATATCCGGTTCATTTGTGTTTGGGTTGATAGTATGAACGGTATCAATAGAATGTAAAATTTCACTTATTTGATCTTTGTTTAATAAAGAGTATTTATCGGTTTCAGTTGAATTAAAAACTTTCAATTCTCCGGATGTAATATCTTCAAAAACTGAATTTAACCAGTTTAATCTGTAAGTGTCTTCAATGTTACCTTTATGTGAGTCATCAGCTTTTGCCTCTTGATTAATTGGTACGGAATACTCTATTGAAGGAGTTATTTCCTGAGCATAAGCGTACAATGTAAAAACAAATGACAATAGAAAAATGGATAGATTAGCTTTCATGATATTTATATTTTATGAGTGGATAAATTTCTGATATTGAACTTTAAAAGCTGATTAAGTAAGCATACTTTGTTCTTTAACGTTATGCATGATGACTAAAGTATAATTTTGTGTAAATGAGCGTTTAGATTATGAAAACTCACACTTTATCCGACAAAGTTCTCTATCCAAATATATTCCTTTCAAAAAATGAATCTTTTACACGGTCGTCAGAAATATGTGTGTTATACAAGTTTAAATACTACTCTCAGGCCACTTAAATGATAAAATATAGACTTACCGCTTCAAAAAAGCTTGTTTACGGTCAATGATTTCAGATTACTTATATAATTTATTATATTTGAATTAATTTAAATTGAGAATCATGACTTTAAATCTTATTCAACGTATTTTATCTGCTTTTACTTTCAAAAAAGAAACTGCAGCAAAGCCTGATTTAGCGTTTATTGCTCAGCAACTAAGAAAGCCATCCGGTGATTTTGCACCTAAAATTGCCGAAAAAATGAATAATAGCAATGAAACATTGTTTGATTTCACTCTTGAGTATGTACAAGCCGATAATGAAGAAAAAATTCTTGAAATCGGCTTTGGAAGTGGTTTGTTTTTTAAAAAGATTTTTGCTTACGGAAAGAGTCCTCAAGTACACGGTATAGATTTTTCAAAAGAAATGCTTGATTTAGCCGGTAAAAACAACATTGAGTTAATCAATTCCGGGAAACTGACATTAGTTCACGGGAGTAGTGATTGTCTCCCTTATGCAGACAATACTTTCGATAAAGTTTATTGCAATATGGTTATTTACTTTTGGGAAGACCCCTCCACTCACCTTAAAGAAATCCGTAGGGTTTTGAAGCCGGAAGGCAGCTTTTTTACCGGGTACAGAACAAGGGAAAGCATGCTGGGCTTTCCTTTTACAAAACATGGATTTATTCTTTATGAACCCAAAGAATGGGAGGATGTTTTGAAAGCAAATAATTTTTCTGTCATTGGTTCCAATCTTAGAAATGATCCTCCCTTTGAAAGTGACAGCAAACAGATTGAGTTGGTGTCTGTATGTACCGCTTCTGAAGTTGTTAAGGATTGAAATAGTTCATATAGTCTTAACTTTTTAAATTGGTTTGCAAGTTACCTTATCAAAATCAATTGTTTTTTGCGTAATATATTTATTGAAGAAAAAATCAATAAAAAAATTTTACTTCAAAATATTCGTCAAATACGCCTGTCTATAATACCTCCGGAATTTTATATCTACAATTTATTCCCTAAAAAAGGATTTGATTAAAGATAAAAGACACTGAAAAATACATTTAAAAGCAAAAAAATACTATATTAGATGTTGATTATGAATAAATAATGCAGGCGGTAATAAATATATTATTTAAATCGACTGTTATTTGCTTTTTGTAAAGTGTTTATAAACTCCTTGCTTATGCTTAGATTTCTACTTCTTTCCTTCGGTTTTTTATCTATAATTATTGGTAGTGCACAAGCACAATTTTGTGACCAGGCTCAGGCAACACCGGGATTTCCGTCCGACTTAAATTGCCAGACATCTGTATGTAATATAGATCCATTTTGCTGCAATAGTTTATGGGATGGAATCTGTGCATCTATGGCTGAAAATGATCCTAATTGTACAGCATGTTTGTCCACAGCAGGGGGTTGTCCTGCACCTGCACCTTATTCTCCGGGAGACCCTTGCTATGATTTAATAGTTACAAACGATCCATTTTGCTGTAATACTATGTGGGATGCTTTTTGTCAGGCCGACTATGATGCTTGCAGTGGAGGTGGAGGAGGTTGTGCAGCCACATCCCCGTACTCGCCGGGAGATAATTGTTATGATTTAGTGATAGCAAGTGACCCATATTGTTGTGATATACAATGGGATGCTTTTTGTCAGGCGGCATATGATGATTGTGGCGGGTGTTTAAACACCATTCAATTTCCGGGTATTGCTATTGCCGCAGATCCTTCAGGAAGCCCGGTAATGATATCAGGCTGTAGTTTTCAGACTGAATTTTCTGTAATCACAAACATAGTTGCCGGAAATATTTATCAGTTTTCTGCAACAAATGGATATATAACTGTTCGCGAAGGCGCTTTTAACGGTCCGGTAGTAGCAAGTGGTTTTACACCGGTAAACTATTTAGCAAATTCCAATCAGAATCTTTATATCCATTGGACGGTAGACGGTAATTGTAATACGGCGACAAACTGTATAGAAACAAGTGTGCAATGTATTTCTTGTACTAGTAATGAATTGCTTATTCATCAAAACTTAAGTGATTATGATTTAGCTCAAAGTCTTGTTGGAAATGGAGTTTCAATATCTAACGTCCAAATAACCTGCAACTCAAATTCCTATGGAAGCTTTCAGGAGAATACTTCAAACCTTGGTTTACCCGAAGGTGTTCTTTTAACTACCGGAAATATTTATGAAGTAGCAAATCCTTCTTCACTCTTTATGAGTACTGATATGGGAAGTCCGGGTGACGCTACATTAAATCAGCTTGTCAGCCCTCAGGTTACTTATGATGCATGTGTAATGCAATTTGATGTTACTCCATTGGGAGATACTTTGCGTTTTCGCTACAGATTTGGTTCAGAGGAGTACCCTGAGTTTGTTTGCTCCCAGTATAATGATGTATTCGGATTTTTTATAAACGGACCTAATCCACAAGGTGGAAATTATACTGATCAAAACATTGCTATCGTTCCCGGCACTAATTTGCCGGTTGCAATAAATTCAATCAATTCCGGGACTCCCGGAGTCTTTGCAAGCGGAA
It contains:
- a CDS encoding FAD-binding protein translates to MKFPGQIIDLRVLPEDAHHEDKIMKLLAQKQQISKNDISAIKIIKRSLDARKKPAVYQLRVEYRLKGQEPDFYKPAVRIYKNSDKSKKAIIVGAGPAGLFAALKLLEHGIQPIVIERGKDVRARRRDLAKINKEHIVNPESNYCFGEGGAGTYSDGKLYTRSGKRGSITSILETFVQHGADENILVDAHPHIGTNKLPKIITDIRETIIARGGEVCFETKLTDLIIEKNQIKGIVTNEKEKFLGDAVILATGHSARDIFYLLKEKNILIEFKPFALGVRVEHPQTLIDKIQYKTENRGDNLPPSAYSLVEQVDGKGVYSFCMCPGGIIAPCATAPGEVVTNGWSPSKRNNPFANSGIVVTIDDEALKDFEKYGPLKGIKFQESIEQKACQLAGGSQKAPAQRLADFIRKQKSQTLPNCSYIPGLTSVEMDTLFPKQLVTRLRNGFIAFSKKMPGFNHPDAVIVATESRTSSPVRIPRDKESLQHPEIKGLYPCGEGAGYAGGIVSAAIDGEKCAEAIITRLTSA
- a CDS encoding class I SAM-dependent methyltransferase, translating into MTLNLIQRILSAFTFKKETAAKPDLAFIAQQLRKPSGDFAPKIAEKMNNSNETLFDFTLEYVQADNEEKILEIGFGSGLFFKKIFAYGKSPQVHGIDFSKEMLDLAGKNNIELINSGKLTLVHGSSDCLPYADNTFDKVYCNMVIYFWEDPSTHLKEIRRVLKPEGSFFTGYRTRESMLGFPFTKHGFILYEPKEWEDVLKANNFSVIGSNLRNDPPFESDSKQIELVSVCTASEVVKD
- a CDS encoding T9SS C-terminal target domain-containing protein, which codes for MKSLLSTKLSLTLLMVLMFKGAFGQFLDPVFSFDTVAGSPGDTVSLELKAERFIDIKSFQFSLNFDTTQLEFISINCPCAFQNISFNSNMSSQGILTVGWFDINATSETLADNTVLFNLRFKIRNTAGGFSSIDFSNSPTNIEIIDKDFNQLNDYELKPGGVNAFRKSKISGNIFAPNGKAVSFQSMYADFKSFFIDSFFLVDWSRLLDGDSLITLHTGPAPYIHPSSGGGWELIEGAPIRIGDISIDTSVTDPPDIIDVYPCYCECKKDKPSVMHGHTGGDGWIGVWQCFVDGAPAGKGACPKHGNSCDPSGSGSVVDNIGSYAFYPDAPVGAPVDSFGGYELDFLEGSDIVVMPTRYNDSIPTNGITSADIAIIRQHILAVSSISNPYALIAADVNKDGEISFLDINFIQSLIISGGTNLLPLGGWTFIPENYIFPDPLNPFDYPHFTLLDSIFGTIGQVNFFGVKLGDVNSSFDPTVAKVSNSDFVSLFINEHQVSEESTIEVPVIVSDFNGIAAFQFNVEWDSTVLEYENMVYTQNNIQPLAGTHFTSEGRLIVLWDDLMGLSQSLDDNDTLFMMKFSVIGNHGDSTYIRFTENIATPIEFVNQDIEPLIPVLQDGKVIVSIESNVIELLNQINSIKAYPNPFDNYIYVEMDVFKEINLTAMIYDFSGKVIETKKLSTRPGLNKIKLGESLPTGIYFIIFWDEYQNQYLFNSKVVKF